One window from the genome of Anopheles coluzzii chromosome X, AcolN3, whole genome shotgun sequence encodes:
- the LOC120954549 gene encoding guanylate cyclase soluble subunit beta-1 isoform X1 — protein MYGFVNYALELLVLKNFGLNIWEQIKKKAQVNMEGQFLVRQIYEDDITYNLIEAAVDILNIPAGDILELFGKTFFEFCQDSGYDKILQVLGATPRDFLQNLDALHDHLGTLYPGMRAPSFRCTETNGQLVLHYYSERPGLEHIVIGIVKAVASKLHGVDVEIKIIRRKGDPVEPEAKKATAEPPVANTAAAATPKARHSIPEVVKSVPITSLDPAVPELANLGLCKRILASKTYGESYFSNRLNNLATSKSNSALKQPTDTSASSHGNKLSISSSQNGSNSIPLCGEVSKASKDTNTNCDSSSSSSSGGPARNGPEWQQKGPKGPGTTAVERSDHFQFLITEISGPKTPTRRSDEKDQQAVCQLVAKEPMISPMTFCKIFPFHLMFDRNMHIVQAGRSVSRVIPRIYEKNCPLLALFEAVRPHLQLSFENILAHINTIYVLKTKAGVMSKSERYLRLKGQMMYIPGSDLILFQCYPSVMNLDDLTKKGLHISDIPLHDASRDLVLLSEKFEAEYKLTTNLEILTDRLQQTYRDLESEKQKTDRLLYSVLPKTVANELRHQRPVAPKRYDSVTLMFSGIVGFGQYCAANTDPEGAMKIVKMLNELYTIFDELTDSKSNSNIYKVETVGDKYMAVSGLPDECENHAKCIARLALDMLDMAKNVMMGTEAMKITIGIHSGEVVTGVIGNRMPRYCLFGNTVNLTSRTETTGVPGHINISETTYKLLCDPVNHDPSFNLEYRGPVVMKGKPEPMDCWFLTRKGTPATK, from the exons ATG TACGGATTCGTGAACTACGCGCTGGAGCTGCTAGTTTTAAAAAACTTCGGTCTAAACATATGGGAACAAATAAA GAAAAAGGCGCAGGTAAATATGGAGGGCCAGTTTCTGGTGCGCCAGATCTACGAGGACGACATAACGTACAATCTGATAGAGGCGGCCGTGGATATACTCA ACATACCCGCCGGCGACATACTGGAGCTGTTCGGCAAGACGTTCTTCGAGTTCTGCCAGGACTCGGGCTACGACAAGATCCTGCAGGTGCTCGGGGCGACACCGCGCGACTTCCTGCAGAACCTGGACGCACTGCACGACCATCTCGGCACGCTCTATCCGGGCATGCGGGCGCCGTCCTTCCGCTGCACCGAAACGAACGGCCAGCTCGTCCTGCACTACTACTCCGAGCGGCCCGGGCTGGAGCACATCGTGATCGGGATCGTGAAGGCGGTCGCCTCCAAGCTGCACGGTGTGGACGTGGAGATCAAGATCATACGCCGCAAGGGCGACCCGGTCGAGCCGGAGGCGAAAAAAGCGACCGCAGAACCGCCGGTCGCTaacaccgccgccgccgccacaccGAAAGCCCGCCACTCGATCCCGGAGGTGGTGAAATCAGTTCCTATCACGTCCCTCGACCCGGCCGTGCCGGAACTGGCCAACCTGGGACTGTGCAAGCGAATTCTAGCCTCGAAAACGTACGGTGAATCTTATTTTTCGAATAGACTTAATA ATCTAGCCACCTCGAAGAGCAACTCCGCGCTCAAGCAACCTACCGACACATCGGCGTCCAGTCATGGCAATAAACTTAGCATAAGCAGTAGTCAAAACGGAAGCAATAGTATACCGCTCTGCGGCGAGGTTAGCAAAGCTAGTAAAGACACCAATACCAATTgtgatagcagcagcagcagcagcagcggcggcccGGCGCGCAACGGCCCCGAATGGCAGCAGAAGGGGCCGAAGGGACCGGGCACCACCGCCGTCGAGCGGTCGGACCACTTTCAGTTTCTCATCACCGAAATCTCCGGCCCGAAGACGCCGACGCGCCGCTCGGACGAGAAGGATCAGCAGGCGGTCTGCCAGCTGGTGGCTAAAG AACCGATGATCTCGCCGATGACGTTTTGCAAAATCTTTCCGTTCCATCTGATGTTCGACCGGAACATGCACATCGTGCAGGCGGGCCGATCGGTTTCACGGGTAATTCCCAG AATTTACGAGAAAAACTGTCCACTGCTGGCACTCTTCGAAGCGGTGCGGCCCCATCTACAGCTGAGCTTTGAAAACATTCTGGCCCATATTAACACAATCTACGTCCTGAAGACGAAGGCGGGCGTTATGTCCAAGAGCGAGAGATATCTAAGACTGAAG GGACAAATGATGTACATTCCGGGATCGGATCTGATACTATTCCAATGTTACCCGAGCGTGATGAATCTCGACGATCTAACCAA GAAGGGTCTGCACATCTCCGACATCCCGCTGCACGATGCCTCCCGCGATCTGGTGCTGCTGAGCGAGAAGTTCGAGGCGGAGTACAAGCTGACCACCAACCTGGAGATACTGACCGACCGGCTGCAGCAGACGTACCGCGATCTCGAGAGCGAGAAGCAGAAGACGGACCGGCTGCTCTACTCCGTCCTGCCGAAGACGGTCGCGAACGAGCTGCGGCACCAGCGGCCGGTCGCGCCGAAGCGGTACGACTCGGTGACGCTCATGTTTTCCGGCATCGTCGGGTTCGGCCAGTACTGTGCGGCGAACACGGACCCGGAGGGTGCGATGAAGATCGTCAAGATGCTGAACGAGCTGTACACGATCTTCGACGAGCTGACCGACTCGAAGAGCAACTCGAACATCTACAAGGTGGAGACGGTCGGCGACAAGTATATGGCGGTGTCGGGGCTGCCGGACGAATGCGAAAACCACGCGAAGTGCATTGCGCGGCTCGCACTGGACATGCTCGATATGGCGAAGAACGTCATGATGGGCACGGAGGCGATG AAAATCACCATCGGTATCCATTCGGGCGAGGTCGTGACCGGTGTGATCGGCAACCGGATGCCGCGCTACTGCCTGTTCGGCAACACGGTCAACCTGACGAGCCGAACGGAGACTACCGGCGTCCCGGGACACATCAACATCAGCGAAACCACGTACAA GCTGCTCTGCGATCCCGTCAATCACGATCCCTCGTTTAATCTGGAGTACCGCGGACCGGTAGTGATGAAGGGTAAGCCCGAACCGATGGACTGCTGGTTTCTAACACGCAAGGGCACACCGGCCACTAAATAA
- the LOC120954587 gene encoding uncharacterized protein LOC120954587 isoform X1: MEYVFDVFFEECFDKMERSGLSSRAGRRDIISHLNSVISGCIQGRQTATTQLAVGLAVTSAIDYHNRMKGDNYEVCLMGKYHNVLYIALRITWDWGLEDSTIVRNLLGTGCAKYILASRIYTSLTARPPTDEIFKCEKTFERLFLGALFGCNAPHFIAGWKSDFNDQDENLRAVVFFLHHSAKARAIYPTYSYAYQRLRQTKFIDVPIESCGKASPLRVALQASAPDVVLILLRHGANPCPDDGGASPVLSLLEKLAECENRCYPFQLVSCLKLLLRTVRMVELPYKPHLYAVRKEMFHAKYEALLEDGLLPPDQVYGVPTLKHTCRCLVRDVLRDNFQLPGGVLKLPLPRKMQKYIDLLD; the protein is encoded by the exons ATGGAGTACGTGTTCGACGTGTTCTTCGAGGAGTGCTTCGACAAGATGGAGCGCAGCGGGCTGTCATCGCGGGCCGGCCGGCGCGACATCATCAGCCACCTGAACTCGGTCATCTCCGGCTGCATCCAGGGTCGGCAGACGGCCACGACCCAGCTGGCAGTGGGGCTGGCCGTCACGTCCGCCATCGACTACCACAACCGGATGAAGGGCGACAACTACGAGGTGTGCCTGATGGGCAAGTATCACAACGTGCTGTACATAGCGCTCCGCATCACCTGGGACTGGGGGCTGGAGGATTCAACCATCGTGCGAAACCTGCTAGGTACGGGATGCGCCAAGTACATTTTGGCGTCAAGGATTTACACATCCCTAACCGCTCGTCCACCCACAGATGAAATCTTCAAGTGTGAAAAGACGTTCGAGCGGCTGTTTCTGGGCGCACTGTTCGGCTGCAATGCGCCCCACTTCATCGCCGGCTGGAAGAGCGACTTCAACGATCAGGACGAGAACCTGCGTGCGGTCGTGTTCTTCCTGCACCATTCGGCGAAGGCGCGTGCCATCTATCCGACCTACTCGTACGCTTACCAGCGGCTGCGCCAGACCAA ATTCATCGATGTGCCGATCGAGTCGTGCGGTAAGGCGTCGCCGCTACGCGTCGCCCTGCAGGCATCGGCACCTGACGTCGTGCTGATACTGCTGCGGCACGGTGCCAACCCCTGCCCGGACGATGGTGGCGCTAGCCCGGTGCTGAGTCTGCTGGAAAAGCTGGCCGAGTGCGAAAACCGCTGCTACCCGTTCCAGCTGGTGTCGTGcctgaagctgctgctccgcACGGTTCGCATGGTGGAGCTGCCGTACAAGCCGCACCTGTACGCGGTCCGCAAGGAGATGTTCCACGCTAAGTACGAGGCGCTGCTAGAGGACGGACTGCTGCCACCGGACCAGGTGTACGGTGTGCCGACGCTCAAGCACACCTGCCGCTGTCTGGTGCGGGACGTGCTGCGCGACAACTTTCAGCTGCCCGGCGGTGTGTTAAAGCTGCCGCTGCCCCGCAAAATGCAGAAATATATCGATTTGCTCGACTGA
- the LOC120954587 gene encoding uncharacterized protein LOC120954587 isoform X2, translating into MEYVFDVFFEECFDKMERSGLSSRAGRRDIISHLNSVISGCIQGRQTATTQLAVGLAVTSAIDYHNRMKGDNYEVCLMGKYHNVLYIALRITWDWGLEDSTIVRNLLDEIFKCEKTFERLFLGALFGCNAPHFIAGWKSDFNDQDENLRAVVFFLHHSAKARAIYPTYSYAYQRLRQTKFIDVPIESCGKASPLRVALQASAPDVVLILLRHGANPCPDDGGASPVLSLLEKLAECENRCYPFQLVSCLKLLLRTVRMVELPYKPHLYAVRKEMFHAKYEALLEDGLLPPDQVYGVPTLKHTCRCLVRDVLRDNFQLPGGVLKLPLPRKMQKYIDLLD; encoded by the exons ATGGAGTACGTGTTCGACGTGTTCTTCGAGGAGTGCTTCGACAAGATGGAGCGCAGCGGGCTGTCATCGCGGGCCGGCCGGCGCGACATCATCAGCCACCTGAACTCGGTCATCTCCGGCTGCATCCAGGGTCGGCAGACGGCCACGACCCAGCTGGCAGTGGGGCTGGCCGTCACGTCCGCCATCGACTACCACAACCGGATGAAGGGCGACAACTACGAGGTGTGCCTGATGGGCAAGTATCACAACGTGCTGTACATAGCGCTCCGCATCACCTGGGACTGGGGGCTGGAGGATTCAACCATCGTGCGAAACCTGCTAG ATGAAATCTTCAAGTGTGAAAAGACGTTCGAGCGGCTGTTTCTGGGCGCACTGTTCGGCTGCAATGCGCCCCACTTCATCGCCGGCTGGAAGAGCGACTTCAACGATCAGGACGAGAACCTGCGTGCGGTCGTGTTCTTCCTGCACCATTCGGCGAAGGCGCGTGCCATCTATCCGACCTACTCGTACGCTTACCAGCGGCTGCGCCAGACCAA ATTCATCGATGTGCCGATCGAGTCGTGCGGTAAGGCGTCGCCGCTACGCGTCGCCCTGCAGGCATCGGCACCTGACGTCGTGCTGATACTGCTGCGGCACGGTGCCAACCCCTGCCCGGACGATGGTGGCGCTAGCCCGGTGCTGAGTCTGCTGGAAAAGCTGGCCGAGTGCGAAAACCGCTGCTACCCGTTCCAGCTGGTGTCGTGcctgaagctgctgctccgcACGGTTCGCATGGTGGAGCTGCCGTACAAGCCGCACCTGTACGCGGTCCGCAAGGAGATGTTCCACGCTAAGTACGAGGCGCTGCTAGAGGACGGACTGCTGCCACCGGACCAGGTGTACGGTGTGCCGACGCTCAAGCACACCTGCCGCTGTCTGGTGCGGGACGTGCTGCGCGACAACTTTCAGCTGCCCGGCGGTGTGTTAAAGCTGCCGCTGCCCCGCAAAATGCAGAAATATATCGATTTGCTCGACTGA
- the LOC120954549 gene encoding guanylate cyclase soluble subunit beta-1 isoform X2, translating to MYGFVNYALELLVLKNFGLNIWEQIKKKAQVNMEGQFLVRQIYEDDITYNLIEAAVDILNIPAGDILELFGKTFFEFCQDSGYDKILQVLGATPRDFLQNLDALHDHLGTLYPGMRAPSFRCTETNGQLVLHYYSERPGLEHIVIGIVKAVASKLHGVDVEIKIIRRKGDPVEPEAKKATAEPPVANTAAAATPKARHSIPEVVKSVPITSLDPAVPELANLGLCKRILASKTYDLATSKSNSALKQPTDTSASSHGNKLSISSSQNGSNSIPLCGEVSKASKDTNTNCDSSSSSSSGGPARNGPEWQQKGPKGPGTTAVERSDHFQFLITEISGPKTPTRRSDEKDQQAVCQLVAKEPMISPMTFCKIFPFHLMFDRNMHIVQAGRSVSRVIPRIYEKNCPLLALFEAVRPHLQLSFENILAHINTIYVLKTKAGVMSKSERYLRLKGQMMYIPGSDLILFQCYPSVMNLDDLTKKGLHISDIPLHDASRDLVLLSEKFEAEYKLTTNLEILTDRLQQTYRDLESEKQKTDRLLYSVLPKTVANELRHQRPVAPKRYDSVTLMFSGIVGFGQYCAANTDPEGAMKIVKMLNELYTIFDELTDSKSNSNIYKVETVGDKYMAVSGLPDECENHAKCIARLALDMLDMAKNVMMGTEAMKITIGIHSGEVVTGVIGNRMPRYCLFGNTVNLTSRTETTGVPGHINISETTYKLLCDPVNHDPSFNLEYRGPVVMKGKPEPMDCWFLTRKGTPATK from the exons ATG TACGGATTCGTGAACTACGCGCTGGAGCTGCTAGTTTTAAAAAACTTCGGTCTAAACATATGGGAACAAATAAA GAAAAAGGCGCAGGTAAATATGGAGGGCCAGTTTCTGGTGCGCCAGATCTACGAGGACGACATAACGTACAATCTGATAGAGGCGGCCGTGGATATACTCA ACATACCCGCCGGCGACATACTGGAGCTGTTCGGCAAGACGTTCTTCGAGTTCTGCCAGGACTCGGGCTACGACAAGATCCTGCAGGTGCTCGGGGCGACACCGCGCGACTTCCTGCAGAACCTGGACGCACTGCACGACCATCTCGGCACGCTCTATCCGGGCATGCGGGCGCCGTCCTTCCGCTGCACCGAAACGAACGGCCAGCTCGTCCTGCACTACTACTCCGAGCGGCCCGGGCTGGAGCACATCGTGATCGGGATCGTGAAGGCGGTCGCCTCCAAGCTGCACGGTGTGGACGTGGAGATCAAGATCATACGCCGCAAGGGCGACCCGGTCGAGCCGGAGGCGAAAAAAGCGACCGCAGAACCGCCGGTCGCTaacaccgccgccgccgccacaccGAAAGCCCGCCACTCGATCCCGGAGGTGGTGAAATCAGTTCCTATCACGTCCCTCGACCCGGCCGTGCCGGAACTGGCCAACCTGGGACTGTGCAAGCGAATTCTAGCCTCGAAAACGTACG ATCTAGCCACCTCGAAGAGCAACTCCGCGCTCAAGCAACCTACCGACACATCGGCGTCCAGTCATGGCAATAAACTTAGCATAAGCAGTAGTCAAAACGGAAGCAATAGTATACCGCTCTGCGGCGAGGTTAGCAAAGCTAGTAAAGACACCAATACCAATTgtgatagcagcagcagcagcagcagcggcggcccGGCGCGCAACGGCCCCGAATGGCAGCAGAAGGGGCCGAAGGGACCGGGCACCACCGCCGTCGAGCGGTCGGACCACTTTCAGTTTCTCATCACCGAAATCTCCGGCCCGAAGACGCCGACGCGCCGCTCGGACGAGAAGGATCAGCAGGCGGTCTGCCAGCTGGTGGCTAAAG AACCGATGATCTCGCCGATGACGTTTTGCAAAATCTTTCCGTTCCATCTGATGTTCGACCGGAACATGCACATCGTGCAGGCGGGCCGATCGGTTTCACGGGTAATTCCCAG AATTTACGAGAAAAACTGTCCACTGCTGGCACTCTTCGAAGCGGTGCGGCCCCATCTACAGCTGAGCTTTGAAAACATTCTGGCCCATATTAACACAATCTACGTCCTGAAGACGAAGGCGGGCGTTATGTCCAAGAGCGAGAGATATCTAAGACTGAAG GGACAAATGATGTACATTCCGGGATCGGATCTGATACTATTCCAATGTTACCCGAGCGTGATGAATCTCGACGATCTAACCAA GAAGGGTCTGCACATCTCCGACATCCCGCTGCACGATGCCTCCCGCGATCTGGTGCTGCTGAGCGAGAAGTTCGAGGCGGAGTACAAGCTGACCACCAACCTGGAGATACTGACCGACCGGCTGCAGCAGACGTACCGCGATCTCGAGAGCGAGAAGCAGAAGACGGACCGGCTGCTCTACTCCGTCCTGCCGAAGACGGTCGCGAACGAGCTGCGGCACCAGCGGCCGGTCGCGCCGAAGCGGTACGACTCGGTGACGCTCATGTTTTCCGGCATCGTCGGGTTCGGCCAGTACTGTGCGGCGAACACGGACCCGGAGGGTGCGATGAAGATCGTCAAGATGCTGAACGAGCTGTACACGATCTTCGACGAGCTGACCGACTCGAAGAGCAACTCGAACATCTACAAGGTGGAGACGGTCGGCGACAAGTATATGGCGGTGTCGGGGCTGCCGGACGAATGCGAAAACCACGCGAAGTGCATTGCGCGGCTCGCACTGGACATGCTCGATATGGCGAAGAACGTCATGATGGGCACGGAGGCGATG AAAATCACCATCGGTATCCATTCGGGCGAGGTCGTGACCGGTGTGATCGGCAACCGGATGCCGCGCTACTGCCTGTTCGGCAACACGGTCAACCTGACGAGCCGAACGGAGACTACCGGCGTCCCGGGACACATCAACATCAGCGAAACCACGTACAA GCTGCTCTGCGATCCCGTCAATCACGATCCCTCGTTTAATCTGGAGTACCGCGGACCGGTAGTGATGAAGGGTAAGCCCGAACCGATGGACTGCTGGTTTCTAACACGCAAGGGCACACCGGCCACTAAATAA